A single region of the Deefgea piscis genome encodes:
- a CDS encoding phage tail protein, which translates to MYAVLGDVEFQLITYFDGLKATSATNFAQHDVIEGKPRLQLMGDALDEVTIELSFHHFFCEPEVELKKLQEARLKHEALPFVYGSGVIVGRFVIEKIEVTHQKTDQLGTLQSISASLSLKEFVEDDPLTAKKSKQKENAPARKSKNKPGKKQPVTAKKSSTTRTETNRDGVSFTKIDEVRN; encoded by the coding sequence ATGTATGCCGTATTGGGTGATGTTGAGTTTCAGTTAATTACTTACTTTGACGGTTTAAAAGCCACGTCAGCGACCAATTTTGCGCAGCATGATGTGATTGAAGGTAAGCCCCGTTTGCAGTTGATGGGGGATGCGCTGGATGAGGTGACGATTGAATTGTCATTTCATCACTTTTTTTGTGAGCCCGAAGTTGAGCTCAAAAAATTGCAAGAAGCCCGCTTAAAGCATGAGGCCCTGCCGTTTGTTTACGGCAGTGGTGTGATTGTTGGGCGCTTTGTGATTGAGAAGATTGAGGTCACACATCAAAAAACCGATCAGTTGGGGACGTTGCAGTCGATTTCTGCAAGTTTATCGCTTAAAGAATTTGTTGAAGATGACCCACTGACCGCCAAAAAAAGTAAGCAAAAAGAAAATGCGCCAGCACGTAAAAGCAAAAATAAGCCCGGTAAAAAGCAGCCCGTTACGGCTAAAAAGTCCAGTACCACGCGGACCGAGACCAATCGTGATGGGG